One Eremothecium cymbalariae DBVPG#7215 chromosome 2, complete sequence DNA window includes the following coding sequences:
- the USE1 gene encoding SNAP receptor USE1 (similar to Ashbya gossypii AFL043C) has protein sequence MGVNTAVLRETLSKQLDIPAAGDDTFLEYVISSKLAANLDRIREEAVRQQLEDNDSDSLPLYNEQLSDLEMHNLYKLNKCRETLLEEYKEYVKSSKARRYSVDFDTSLGEENVSTVVEAIDFPKVEDDSLQQLRKRLLGQKKEKVDEDKPDTVDKQIQVEDDLQQELVSDMAQLVASLRQGAVAFHNALEEDSTVLKATEIGLQVTSKSLSTLGTKLKKYHKSKVGFFFYISCVLFIMLSLLVTYFIIKIFPKM, from the coding sequence ATGGGAGTCAACACGGCTGTATTAAGGGAAACATTGTCCAAACAATTGGATATTCCAGCTGCTGGGGATGACACGTTCCTTGAGTATGTGATTTCATCGAAGCTTGCTGCTAATTTAGACCGCATCAGAGAGGAAGCAGTAAGGCAGCAGTTAGAGGATAATGATAGTGATTCATTGCCTCTATACAACGAGCAACTGAGTGATCTAGAAATGCACAATTTGTACAAGTTAAACAAGTGTAGAGAAACATTACTGGAAGAGTATAAAGAGTACGTAAAGTCCAGCAAAGCTAGACGTTATAGTGTTGACTTTGACACTTCATTGGGAGAGGAAAATGTATCTACAGTGGTAGAAGCCATAGATTTTCCTAAAGTAGAGGATGACTCGTTGCAGCAGTTGAGAAAGCGTTTACTAGGTcagaagaaggaaaaggttgatgaagataaaCCGGATACGGTAGATAAACAGATACAGGTTGAGGATGACCTTCAGCAGGAACTAGTGTCTGATATGGCCCAACTAGTAGCAAGTTTACGGCAAGGTGCGGTTGCATTCCACAATGCTCTAGAAGAGGACTCAACAGTGTTGAAGGCAACTGAAATTGGTTTACAAGTTACATCTAAAAGTTTGTCCACTCTAGGAACTAAGcttaaaaaatatcataaGTCCAAAGTTGGGTTCTTCTTTTACATAAGTTGCGTGCTTTTTATCATGCTAAGTTTACTGGTGACATACTTCATAATTAAGATATTCCCAAAAATGTGA
- the ENP1 gene encoding snoRNA-binding rRNA-processing protein ENP1 (similar to Ashbya gossypii AFL044W) produces MGRAVTNRVRNQRHDPLLNDLASQHGNLRLSKKKVVSDGEDDKDEEYVDAQASRKILQLAREQQQEIVDEAEVAVQNESMNRFRVADYGLDESSDDEDMAGGNISDFEPEDQGIVEEEEQEEVIEIDEGDAAMFDQYFKKASDYNSMNGTYILADKIMAAIREKEMEMNMKLQAAEGETGQVLRPKDGVELPPKVIKAYTTVGSILKTWTHGKLPKLFKVIPSLNNWEDVLYVTNPDQWSPHVVYEATKLFVSNLSSKGAQKFINLVLLERFRENIETSEDHSLNYHIYRALKKSLYKPAAFFKGFLFPLVEGGCNVREATIAGSVLAKISVPALHSSAALSYLLRLPFSPATTVFIKILLEKKYALPYQTVDECVFYFMRFRVLDDGSNGEDSTRVLPVIWHKAFLSFAQRYKNDITQDQRDFLLETVRQRGHRDIGPEIRRELLAGHSREFVTDIGNKDSLMIDIQ; encoded by the coding sequence ATGGGTAGGGCCGTTACTAATAGGGTTCGGAACCAAAGACATGACCCATTGTTGAATGATCTTGCTTCTCAGCATGGTAATTTAAGGCTgtcaaagaaaaaagtgGTTTCTGATGGAGAGgatgataaagatgaagagTATGTTGATGCTCAGGCATCGCGGAAGATTCTGCAATTAGCTAGAGAGCAACAGCAAGAGATTGTTGATGAGGCAGAGGTTGCTGTTCAGAATGAATCTATGAATAGATTTCGTGTGGCCGACTATGGACTAGACGAGTCCTCAGATGACGAGGATATGGCAGGCGGGAACATATCTGACTTTGAGCCTGAGGATCAAGGAATAGTagaggaggaagaacaGGAAGAGGTTATTGAGATAGACGAGGGTGATGCTGCGATGTTTgatcaatattttaaaaaggcATCAGACTACAATTCTATGAATGGTACATATATTCTGGCAGATAAAATCATGGCTGCAATTAGAGAAAAAGAGATGGAGATGAATATGAAGTTGCAAGCTGCGGAGGGTGAAACGGGGCAAGTTTTGAGGCCGAAGGACGGTGTCGAGCTTCCTCCCAAGGTAATCAAGGCGTATACCACAGTGGGCagtattttgaaaacttggaCACATGGAAAGCTTCCAAAGTTATTCAAGGTTATTCCATCGTTGAATAATTGGGAGGACGTACTTTACGTAACTAATCCGGATCAGTGGTCACCTCATGTTGTTTATGAGGCCACAAAGTTATTCGTTTCtaatctttcttcaaaggGAGCTCAGAAATTCATCAATCTAGTTTTGTTGGAAAGATTCCGTGAGAATATAGAGACATCTGAGGATCATTCATTAAATTACCACATATATCgtgctttgaagaagtcTCTATACAAACCTGCTGcttttttcaaaggtttcTTATTCCCATTGGTGGAAGGTGGCTGCAATGTCCGTGAGGCTACTATAGCTGGTAGTGTATTAGCTAAGATTTCTGTACCAGCGCTACATTCTTCTGCTGCATTAAGTTATTTACTAAGACTACCCTTTTCCCCAGCGACGACTGTgttcatcaaaattctATTAGAGAAGAAATATGCTTTGCCATATCAAACTGTTGATGAATGTGTCTTTTATTTCATGCGGTTCAGGGTCCTCGATGATGGAAGTAACGGCGAAGACAGCACCAGAGTGCTTCCTGTCATCTGGCATAAGGCTTTCTTGTCTTTTGCCCAACGTTATAAAAACGATATTACCCAAGATCAGAGAGATTTCCTATTAGAAACAGTTCGTCAAAGAGGCCATAGGGACATTGGTCCAGAAATAAGAAGGGAGTTGTTGGCTGGACATAGCAGGGAATTTGTAACTGATATTGGAAACAAGGATTCCTTGATGATTGACATTCAATAA
- the ISW1 gene encoding chromatin-remodeling ATPase ISW1 (similar to Ashbya gossypii AFL040W), with the protein MDYQAYLQRLKPFQEGQPAKRDLVFNKKRYLLSNEDGKRRFDMEGTTKRFQHLLGLSSLFRHFIERKASKDERFEKVLQLLDDSNGKKKNMKHEDKRRRKTEREEDAELMRDEEEESDNEEGFEFQFRESPGYVNGTLRPYQIQGLNWLVSLHKNQLAGILADEMGLGKTLQTIAFLGYLRYVEGKPGPFLVIAPKSTLNNWLREIKKWTPEVDAFILQGDKDERAKMCQERLLACDFEIVVASYEIIIKEKASFKKIDWEYVVIDEAHRIKNEESMLSQVLREFTSRNRLLITGTPLQNNLHELWALLNFLLPDIFSDSAAFDEWFSSETTGEDKDTIVKQLHTILQPFLLRRIKNDVETSLLPKKELNLYVGMASMQRKWYKQILEKDIDAVNGANRSKESKTRLLNIMMQLRKCCNHPYLFDGAEPGPPYTTDEHLVYNSAKLKVLDRLLKKLKSDGSRVLIFSQMSRLLDILEDYCYFRGYEYCRIDGSTAHEDRIEAIDEYNAPESKKFIFLLTTRAGGLGINLTTADVVVLYDSDWNPQADLQAMDRAHRIGQKKQVKVFRLVTDNSVEEKILERATQKLRLDQLVIQQGRAGVLKKESAKGAKDELLSMIQHGAVDVFKSNDTSTASSSKGTPQPETGDKDGEVDLEELLTKSENKTKSLAEKYAALGLDQLQKFNQDSAYEWDGKDFKKKINKDIISPLWIEPTKRERKENYSIDNYYKGVLNTGSRVNQAATPRMPKPQPFNSHQLLPPQLKILYEKERMWTAKRTKYVPTMDDVKITYGEVDDEEKKVKLELLKLAVANAQPLTEEEERNKVNWEKEGFHNWNKMEFRRFVTASGKYGRNSIKAITMELGGTKTEEEVREYAKAFWSCLERIEDYEKYVKAIETEEEKIRRVKLQQEALRRKISQCTNPLFDLCLKHPPSSNNKRTFSEEEDRFILIMLFKYGLDRENVYELIRDEIRECPLFELDFYFQSRTPAELQRRAFTLLQCLEKEFNAGITTNDALKARMKEEDIAAELAREEEAKRAREAEQVDHETTLPDEVEAKKVKLE; encoded by the coding sequence ATGGACTATCAGGCATATTTGCAGAGACTGAAGCCATTTCAGGAAGGTCAACCAGCCAAAAGGGACCTGGTATTTAATAAGAAACGGTATCTGCTGAGCAATGAAGATGGTAAACGTCGTTTTGATATGGAGGGGACGACCAAGCGATTTCAACATCTATTGGGCTTGAGTTCGTTGTTTAGGCACTTTATTGAGCGTAAAGCATCCAAAGATGAAAGGTTTGAGAAGGTGTTACAACTTTTGGATGATTCAAAtgggaagaagaagaacatgAAACATGAAGATAAACGAAGACGGAAAACGGAGCGTGAGGAGGATGCAGAATTGATGAGggatgaggaagaagaatcGGATAATGAGGAGGGGTTTGAATTTCAATTCCGTGAGTCGCCAGGATATGTGAACGGAACTTTGAGACCGTATCAAATTCAAGGTCTGAATTGGTTGGTATCGTTGCATAAGAACCAGCTAGCAGGTATTTTGGCAGACGAGATGGGTTTGGGTAAAACTTTGCAGACGATCGCCTTCTTAGGTTACCTAAGATATGTTGAAGGGAAGCCAGGTCCATTTTTAGTGATTGCGCCGAAGTCCACCTTGAACAATTGGCTCAGAGAAATCAAGAAGTGGACACCAGAAGTGGATGCGTTCATACTACAGGGtgataaagatgaaagGGCCAAGATGTGTCAGGAAAGGTTGTTGGCATGCGACTTTGAGATAGTGGTTGCGTCCTAcgaaattattattaaagagAAGGcatcttttaaaaaaatcgaTTGGGAATACGTTGTGATTGATGAGGCACATAGGATCAAAAATGAGGAGTCCATGCTCTCTCAAGTTTTACGAGAGTTTACTTCAAGAAACAGGTTGTTGATTACTGGTACCCCATTACAAAATAACTTACATGAGTTATGGGCGTTATTAAATTTCTTGCTCCCGGATATTTTTTCCGATTCAGCAGCGTTCGACGAATGGttttcttcagaaacaaCTGGGGAAGATAAAGATACAATCGTTAAACAACTGCATACCATTCTCCAGCCTTTCCTATTGCGGCGTATCAAAAATGATGTGGAAACTTCTTTATTACCCAAGaaagaattgaatttgTATGTTGGTATGGCTAGTATGCAAAGGAAATGGTACAAACagattttggaaaaggatATCGATGCTGTAAATGGTGCAAATAGATCAAAGGAATCCAAAACCAGGTTGCTTAATATCATGATGCAGTTGCGGAAATGCTGTAACCATCCATACTTGTTTGATGGGGCTGAACCGGGCCCACCATATACTACTGACGAACACTTAGTCTACAATTCTGCAAAGTTGAAGGTTCTGGATagattattgaaaaaattgaaaagtgATGGGTCTCGTGTATTGATCTTCAGTCAAATGTCTAGACTCTTGGACATTTTAGAAGATTACTGTTATTTTAGAGGTTATGAATACTGTAGGATAGATGGTTCTACTGCGCATGAAGATCGTATTGAAGCTATCGATGAGTATAATGCACCTGAATCAAAgaaattcatcttcttATTGACTACACGTGCTGGTGGCTTGGGTATTAATTTGACCACTGCTGATGTTGTTGTACTTTATGACTCAGATTGGAATCCTCAAGCTGATTTGCAGGCTATGGATAGAGCTCATAGAATTGGGCAAAAAAAGCAGGTTAAGGTTTTTCGGTTGGTTACAGATAATTCTGTCGAAGAGAAGATTTTGGAAAGGGCAACACAGAAACTCAGGTTAGATCAACTTGTTATTCAGCAGGGTCGGGCAGGagtattaaaaaaggaGAGTGCAAAGGGTGCAAAGGACGAGCTATTGTCCATGATACAACATGGTGCGGTCGATGTCTTCAAGAGCAATGATACCAGCACTGCATCTAGTTCCAAAGGCACACCGCAACCGGAAACAGGTGACAAGGATGGTGAGGTTGATTTAGAAGAATTGTTAACTAAATCCGAAAATAAGACCAAGTCATTGGCTGAAAAATATGCTGCCTTGGGACTTGATCAACTACAGAAATTCAATCAAGACTCAGCATATGAGTGGGATGGCAAGGATTTTAAGAAGAAGATCAATAAAGACATTATCAGCCCATTATGGATAGAACCCACCAAGCGTGAGCGTAAAGAAAATTACTCTATAGATAATTACTACAAGGGTGTTTTGAACACCGGTAGTCGTGTAAACCAGGCCGCCACTCCAAGAATGCCAAAACCACAACCGTTTAATAGTCATCAATTGCTCCCTCCTCAATTAAAGATTTTATATGAAAAGGAACGTATGTGGACTGCAAAGAGGACTAAATATGTACCAACAATGGATGATGTGAAGATAACCTACGGtgaagttgatgatgaagaaaagaaagttaAATTAGAACTTTTGAAGCTTGCTGTTGCAAATGCACAACCGTTGACtgaggaggaagaaagGAACAAGGTTAATTGGGAGAAAGAGGGTTTTCATAATTGGAACAAGATGGAATTCCGCAGATTTGTTACTGCTAGTGGAAAATATGGTAGGAATTCTATTAAAGCCATAACTATGGAACTAGGTGGTACAAaaactgaagaagaagttcgTGAATATGCGAAAGCTTTTTGGTCCTGTTTGGAAAGAATAGAAGATTATGAAAAATACGTAAAGGCCATTGAAACAGAGGAAGAAAAGATAAGAAGAGTCAAGCTGCAGCAAGAAGCACTGAGACGTAAAATCAGCCAGTGTACCAACCCGTTGTTTGACTTGTGCTTAAAACATCCTCCATCGTCCAATAATAAGAGAACcttttctgaagaagaagatagaTTCATTTTAATCATGCTGTTCAAATACGGTTTAGATAGAGAAAACGTATACGAATTAATTCGTGATGAAATCAGAGAGTGTCCTTTATTTGAATTGGACTTTTATTTCCAGAGCAGGACCCCTGCTGAGTTGCAAAGACGAGCTTTTACCCTACTGCAGTGCTTGGAAAAGGAATTTAATGCTGGTATTACAACGAATGATGCATTGAAGGCACGCATGAAGGAGGAGGACATTGCAGCTGAATTAGCAAGAGAGGAAGAAGCTAAAAGAGCTAGAGAAGCAGAACAGGTAGATCATGAGACGACTCTGCCAGATGAAGTCGAAGCCAAGAAGGTTAAATTAGAATAA
- the LSG1 gene encoding ribosome biogenesis GTPase LSG1 (similar to Ashbya gossypii AFL042C), giving the protein MPPNKEPVKKWKAPLGPKPIKRKNKNTIGLGKAIQNARSKENAIEYLPDGEMRFTVDKHEANWVKLRSVTQESALDAFLNTAELADKDFTADRHSNVKIIRMNAGDDTATSQGFTLTNEQRATMNAKQRTHLKDLIVPRRPNWDEKTSRFELGRLEKDGFLDWRRKLAALQEDNEDLLLTPFERNIEVWRQLWRVIERSDLVVQIVDARDPLLFRSIDLERYVKELDDRKQNMLLVNKADLLTRNQRIIWSKYFISRGISFSFFSARIANEILEMKKELGEDYVHNEDEKQHYEEEEEQDELDGEKVDQEVLEKTKILEIHQLEELFLANAPREPLIQPRPGQEPLIQIGLVGYPNVGKSSTINALIGSKKVSVSSIPGKTKHFQTIRLSSRVMLCDCPGLVFPNFAYNKGELVCNGVLPIDQLREYIGPCTLVVERIPKFYLEAVYGIHIETRSKEDGGHGETPTAQELLVAYARARGYMTQGFGSADQSRASRYILKDYVNGKLLYVNPPPHLEDDTPYTKEECDEFNKDLYTFKRLPETRRHQIAEAAKHKGIVKLDLARDLRLLTFSSHIGGDGNTLQAKSVNHGGQQAALYNAADDLDREFFKMNLVEGQLTNPFHRSSVANGGGKKHNKSNKKGKKKAAKSRVSEY; this is encoded by the coding sequence ATGCCACCTAATAAAGAACCAGTTAAGAAATGGAAAGCTCCTCTGGGACCAAAGCCAATCAAGaggaaaaataaaaacactATTGGTTTAGGAAAGGCGATTCAAAATGCAAGAAGTAAAGAAAACGCCATTGAATATTTGCCAGATGGCGAAATGCGTTTTACAGTTGATAAACACGAGGCTAACTGGGTTAAATTAAGATCAGTCACCCAAGAGTCTGCTCTAGATGCATTTTTAAATACTGCAGAATTAGCTGATAAGGATTTCACTGCAGATAGGCATTCCAATGTTAAGATTATCCGCATGAATGCTGGTGACGATACTGCAACATCACAGGGATTCACCTTAACCAATGAACAAAGAGCTACTATGAATGCAAAGCAAAGAACTCACTTAAAAGATTTAATAGTACCCAGAAGACCAAACTGGGACGAAAAAACGAGTCGGTTTGAGCTGGGAAGGCTGGAGAAAGATGGGTTTTTGGACTGGAGAAGGAAGCTAGCTGCTTTGCAGGAAGACAATGAGGATCTTTTATTAACACCATTTGAACGGAATATTGAAGTTTGGAGACAGTTGTGGAGAGTTATCGAAAGATCCGATTTAGTTGTACAGATTGTTGATGCTAGGGACCCTCTACTTTTTAGGTCAATTGATTTAGAAAGATATGTTAAGGAACTTGACGACAGGAAACAAAATATGCTATTAGTAAATAAGGCCGATCTATTGACTAGGAATCAACGTATAATATGGTCCAAGTACTTCATCTCCAGAGGTATCTCGTTTTCATTCTTCTCTGCTCGTATTGCAAATGAGATActagaaatgaaaaaggAGCTAGGGGAGGACTATGTTcataatgaagatgagaagCAGCACtatgaagaggaagaggagcAGGATGAATTGGATGGGGAAAAGGTGGACCAAGaggttttggaaaaaacaaaaatcttAGAGATACATCAGCTGGAGGAATTGTTTTTGGCTAATGCTCCGCGGGAGCCGTTAATTCAGCCTAGACCTGGACAAGAACCGCTAATTCAAATTGGGTTAGTAGGCTACCCAAATGTTGGAAAATCGTCAACAATTAATGCTTTAATTGGTTCCAAAAAAGTTTCTGTTTCATCCATCCCAGGTAAGACTAAGCATTTTCAAACCATTAGACTTTCTTCACGTGTAATGTTATGTGATTGTCCTGGTTTAGTTTTCCCCAATTTTGCATATAATAAGGGAGAGCTTGTTTGTAACGGTGTCCTTCCAATTGACCAGTTACGTGAGTATATTGGCCCATGTACATTGGTGGTTGAAAGAATCCCAAAGTTCTACCTGGAAGCTGTTTATGGTATACATATTGAAACTCGATCTAAAGAAGATGGTGGCCATGGAGAAACTCCAACCGCACAAGAGCTATTAGTTGCATATGCGAGAGCTCGTGGTTATATGACACAAGGATTTGGTTCAGCAGATCAATCCCGTGCATCCCGCTACATCTTAAAGGACTATGTTAACGGCAAGTTACTATACGTAAACCCTCCCCCACATCTTGAAGACGACACGCCATACACCAAGGAGGAATGCGACGAATTTAACAAAGATTTATACACATTCAAAAGATTACCTGAAACAAGGAGACACCAAATTGCAGAAGCGGCTAAGCACAAAGGCATTGTGAAACTAGACTTAGCTCGTGATCTACGTCTATTGACATTTTCCTCTCATATCGGCGGTGACGGTAACACATTACAGGCGAAGTCCGTTAATCATGGAGGTCAACAGGCAGCATTGTATAACGCAGCAGATGATTTAGACAgagaatttttcaagatgaACCTCGTCGAAGGTCAATTAACTAATCCTTTTCATAGGAGCTCTGTTGCAAATGGTGGCGGCAAGAAGCATAACAAGAGTAACAAAAAGGGCAAAAAGAAAGCTGCAAAGTCACGAGTATCTGAGTATTAA
- the GPX2 gene encoding glutathione peroxidase GPX2 (similar to Ashbya gossypii AFL039C): MSSFYDLAPLNKKGEPFSFSQLKGKVVLIVNVASECGFTPQYKELEELYKKHKEAGLEIIGFPCNQFGHQEQGTDEEIGQFCKLNYGVTFPILKKINVNGAEADPVYEYLKSQKSGIMGFKGIKWNFEKFLVDRNGKVHDRYSSLTKPHSIENTIVSLLNEKAAL, translated from the coding sequence ATGTCGAGCTTTTACGACCTAGCACCATTAAACAAAAAGGGAGAACCTTTCTCATTCAGTCAGTTGAAGGGGAAGGTCGTTTTGATTGTGAATGTAGCCTCAGAATGTGGGTTTACTCCTCAATACAAAGAGTTGGAGGAACTTTATAAGAAGCACAAGGAAGCGGGACTTGAAATTATTGGATTCCCTTGCAACCAATTTGGGCATCAAGAACAAGGAACAGATGAGGAGATCGGTCAGTTCTGTAAATTGAACTATGGAGTAACTTTCccaattttgaagaaaattaaTGTCAATGGGGCAGAGGCCGACCCTGTGTACGAGTATTTGAAGTCCCAGAAGTCAGGTATTATGGGTTTCAAGGGTATTAAGTggaattttgaaaagtttttggtAGACAGGAACGGTAAGGTCCACGATAGATACTCCTCATTGACCAAGCCTCACTCTATTGAAAATACTATCGTTTCCTTATTGAATGAGAAGGCCGCTTTATAA
- the RRT2 gene encoding diphthamide synthase (similar to Ashbya gossypii AFL041C) gives MQDECQAAQERCDSNLSSVGGISVLQTTRTRLPPCAVRIVDEEYILVGGYELDKLTGYRTGTIEVYNDELRLQKSYETYGAVLDLKLNPFEQTLVGTAHSTGNIMLWRFEQGALELLANLQVFEPDVLITSLSFSPTDRRLIVVTTTAGSLKTIDIETGELLMTSNSIKKIYEIAEWKKIQVQGKTEVAVDVVELFDQVSKPHSLECWTAEFGFLPPLENVIFSGGDDCAIQAHDIRSGEFIWSNKSLHTGGVVAIKSSTWTFRSHMPTSIITGSYDDYIRSFDLRMLADSIFPGEDPRPLNIHELNLGGGVWRFSESPSNTTLGTNELLACCMYDGAKVVSLKDHQFTLKTSFKKGHESICYGGDWCSRFVATSSFYDKSLQLWKP, from the coding sequence ATGCAGGACGAGTGTCAGGCTGCCCAGGAGCGATGCGATAGCAACTTGTCTAGTGTTGGAGGCATCAGTGTTCTACAGACGACTCGGACAAGGTTACCACCATGCGCTGTGCGTATAgtggatgaagaatatatattggtTGGTGGATACGAGCTTGACAAGCTTACTGGGTACAGGACAGGCACCATTGAGgtatataatgatgaattgaGACTGCAGAAGAGTTATGAGACGTATGGAGCTGTTCTAGACTTGAAGTTAAATCCTTTTGAGCAGACTTTAGTTGGCACAGCACATTCTACGGGTAACATAATGCTGTGGAGATTTGAACAGGGAGCGTTAGAGTTGTTAGCAAACCTACAGGTGTTCGAACCAGATGTGTTGATAACCTCATTGAGTTTCTCCCCCACTGATAGAAGGTTGATAGTTGTAACGACCACTGCGGGGAGCTTAAAAACTATCGATATCGAAACAGGAGAACTATTAATGACCTCCAATTCTATTAAAAAGATTTATGAGATCGCAGAGTGGAAGAAGATACAAGTACAAGGGAAAACTGAGGTTGCGGTAGATGTGGTTGAACTTTTCGACCAGGTTTCTAAACCTCACTCGCTAGAATGCTGGACTGCTGAGTTTGGATTCTTACCTCCTCTGGAAAATGTAATATTTAGCGGTGGAGACGATTGCGCGATCCAAGCCCATGATATTAGATCCGGAGAATTCATTTGGTCTAATAAGTCGTTACACACAGGTGGGGTGGTTGCCATTAAGAGTAGCACCTGGACGTTTCGCTCACATATGCCAACTTCTATTATCACTGGTTCGTACGATGACTACATCCGCTCCTTTGATCTGCGCATGCTAGCAGACTCAATTTTCCCAGGAGAGGATCCCCGCCCACTCAATATCCATGAACTGAACCTTGGAGGCGGCGTTTGGAGGTTTTCAGAATCACCATCAAATACCACTTTAGGCACAAACGAACTGCTAGCATGCTGTATGTATGATGGGGCAAAAGTTGTATCTTTAAAAGATCATCAGTTCACACTTAAAACTAGCTTCAAGAAAGGGCATGAATCTATTTGTTACGGAGGCGATTGGTGTTCTAGATTCGTGGCTACGTCTTCATTTTATGATAAATCTCTGCAGCTATGGAAGCCGTAA
- the SEH1 gene encoding Seh1p (similar to Ashbya gossypii AFL038C), whose product MKPFITGHEDLIHDICYDFYGRHVATCSSDQHIKVFKLDKDSNEWELSDSWKGHDSSVVSLDWASPEYGRIIASVSYNKTIKLWEEDPDAPECSGRRWTKLCTLNDAMGPLYSVKFAPGHLGLRLGAIGNDGVLRIYDALEPSDLRSWTLTAEVKVLATSPASHLQSDFCLAWCPSRFSTERLVVCALDQAFIYEKSKTGKLFIVAKLPGHQGLIRSVSWAPSFGRWHQLIATGSKDGKVRIFKLTEKLEDGNDDANDANDDMSIDKNDSSIVTNTKPLLKVELVSEHSDHKGEVWSVSWNLTGTILSSSGDDGKVRLWKSSFSNEFKCMSVVFAQKRK is encoded by the coding sequence aTGAAGCCTTTTATCACGGGTCATGAGGATTTAATCCATGATATTTGTTATGATTTTTATGGTAGACATGTTGCTACCTGCTCCAGCGATCAGCATATTAAGGTTTTCAAGTTGGACAAGGATAGTAATGAGTGGGAATTGAGTGATTCCTGGAAGGGTCATGATAGCAGTGTAGTATCGTTAGATTGGGCTTCGCCAGAATATGGGAGGATTATCGCTAGTGTATCTTACAATAAAACTATTAAATTGTGGGAAGAGGATCCTGATGCACCTGAGTGTTCGGGTAGGCGGTGGACTAAGCTTTGTACGTTAAATGATGCAATGGGTCCGTTATATAGCGTTAAGTTTGCACCAGGTCATCTTGGCCTTAGGTTAGGTGCCATTGGAAACGATGGAGTGTTAAGAATTTATGACGCGCTTGAGCCTTCAGATTTGAGATCTTGGACCTTAACCGCTGAGGTTAAAGTTTTAGCTACATCTCCGGCCTCTCATCTGCAATCTGACTTTTGCTTAGCGTGGTGCCCATCTAGGTTTTCTACCGAGAGGCTTGTGGTATGTGCCCTAGACCAAGCATTCATATATGAGAAAAGTAAGACAGGAAAGCTATTTATTGTTGCAAAATTACCGGGACATCAAGGGCTAATCAGATCTGTCAGCTGGGCTCCTTCTTTCGGAAGATGGCACCAGTTGATCGCTACGGGAAGCAAGGATGGCAAAGTCAGGATCTTCAAGCTGACGGAAAAGCTTGAAGACGGAAACGATGACGCTAACGATGCAAATGATGATATGAGCATTGATAAAAATGACTCATCTATAGTTACAAATACCAAGCCTCTTCTCAAAGTTGAATTAGTAAGCGAACATTCAGATCATAAAGGTGAAGTTTGGTCTGTGTCTTGGAACCTTACGGGAACAATACTAAGCAGCTCAGGAGATGACGGCAAAGTACGTCTATGGAAATCCTCCTTTTCCAATGAATTTAAATGTATGAGCGTAGTTTTTGctcaaaaaaggaaatag